One Acetobacterium sp. KB-1 DNA segment encodes these proteins:
- a CDS encoding cell wall metabolism sensor histidine kinase WalK: protein MFKEIKRKITLFNTLILVIFMFMFIFLLGFLVNWSLSLSGEMYLTTVAKEIIQNNGQTISQPIDSRDSVHDKFGYQFIMWDSSNIVKSMKVDDRNLIMLGYELSIEKNETPQFNLLVSENVEYRVYTLPYSNNSNDYVLQVFQQISTERSIIAYVISFLLLIGIGSIAVLVPISYFLAGKSLQPIKDTFEDQKKFIANASHELRTPLTVIQTNIEVLKLKEEEQIKDNMKWLNNIASEGETMAKLISELLLLAQAENQRLVIDKEVFDLSSMCQQMVGLMTELANEKEIELSENISPGIQYRGDEERLKQAVRILVDNAIKYTPMGGKVQLCLVQGKRHLVIEVKDTGIGLTEEDKAKVFSRFYRVDDARNRETGGVGLGLNIADYIVKKHSGRIKIDSIPNKGSTFSIVLPKTNQKPDSKKNSINGDTIQ, encoded by the coding sequence ATGTTTAAAGAAATCAAGCGAAAGATCACCCTGTTCAACACCCTGATTTTAGTTATTTTTATGTTTATGTTTATCTTTCTTTTGGGGTTTTTAGTGAACTGGAGTCTCAGTCTTTCCGGTGAAATGTATCTGACCACGGTCGCCAAGGAAATTATCCAAAATAACGGACAGACAATTTCCCAACCGATCGATTCCAGAGACTCGGTCCATGATAAATTCGGCTATCAATTCATTATGTGGGACAGCAGTAATATTGTGAAATCGATGAAGGTAGATGATCGCAACTTAATTATGTTAGGATACGAGTTATCGATTGAAAAGAACGAAACGCCCCAATTTAATCTGCTGGTCTCAGAAAATGTGGAATATCGGGTTTATACGCTGCCTTATTCCAATAATTCCAACGATTATGTGCTTCAGGTGTTTCAACAGATTTCTACGGAACGCTCGATTATTGCTTATGTAATTTCGTTTTTATTGTTAATCGGGATTGGTTCGATTGCGGTGCTAGTGCCCATTTCCTATTTTTTGGCGGGAAAATCCCTTCAGCCGATCAAAGATACCTTTGAAGACCAGAAGAAGTTTATCGCTAATGCTTCCCATGAGCTGAGAACGCCGCTAACGGTTATTCAAACGAATATAGAAGTGTTGAAACTCAAAGAAGAAGAGCAGATTAAAGATAATATGAAATGGCTTAATAACATTGCCAGCGAAGGTGAGACCATGGCAAAACTTATTTCTGAGCTCTTGCTTCTGGCCCAGGCTGAGAATCAACGGCTGGTCATTGACAAAGAAGTGTTTGATCTATCCTCCATGTGCCAGCAAATGGTTGGCCTGATGACCGAATTGGCCAATGAAAAAGAAATTGAGTTAAGCGAGAACATTTCACCTGGGATCCAATACCGGGGCGATGAAGAACGGTTAAAGCAGGCCGTCCGAATTTTAGTGGATAACGCCATTAAATATACACCAATGGGTGGAAAGGTTCAATTATGTCTGGTTCAGGGGAAACGACACCTGGTTATTGAGGTTAAGGATACCGGAATCGGGCTCACCGAAGAAGATAAAGCAAAGGTTTTTAGTCGCTTTTATCGGGTTGATGATGCCAGAAACCGGGAAACCGGTGGCGTCGGTCTGGGCTTGAATATTGCCGACTACATCGTTAAAAAACATAGTGGTAGAATAAAGATTGACTCGATTCCAAATAAAGGAAGTACCTTTTCCATTGTTTTACCGAAAACGAATCAAAAACCGGATTCAAAGAAAAATAGTATAAAT